From the Sphingobacteruim zhuxiongii genome, the window GTACATGCGCTCAATTCCCTTTTTATCAGCTTTTTTAGAAATCTTACGCATGGCAAAATAGCTCTTCGCCTGATCGACAACTTTCCCTTTGCGCATTAGCTTCACCTCGATGTCGTATAGCTTCGGATTCGTAGGACTCCAAAGGCTAATATTTTGTAATTTTAATTGCTGTGTTTCCGTCGCGGCGTTAGACGATTCCGCGATTTTCTTGCCATTGTCAAATGCTGTGATTTGAATTAAATCACCGTTTTGTGCATTCTCCACCTCTGCATGAAAAGCTAATGAAGAGTCATCTACATTCGGTGTTTGATGCGTGCTCTTGATAAATGTTTTAGGAACAGATTCTAACCATACTGTTTGCCAAATACCTGATACAGGCGTATACCAAATGGAATGCGGGTTATTGATTTGCTTTCCACGTGGTTGTGGGCCATCACTCGTCGGATCCCATACACGTAGCGCAATCTGTTGCTTCGCACCTTTTTTCAAAGCCGCTGTAATATCAAAACTGAAGGCATCAAATCCTCCTTCGTGCTGGCCTACAGATTGGCCATTGACAAAAACCTCACATTGCCAATCCACCGCGCCAAAATGAAGGATAGTTTTTTCATTTTTCAGTTTCTTAGATAAGACGATATCCGTTTGATACCATAAAACTTGATCTTTGCTAAGGCTCTTACCGACGCCTGACAGCGCAGATTCTATCGCAAAGGGAACGAGGATATCACCATCCCAATTGCTCGGTAATTGCGATACGGAACGCTCCGTTACGGCATACTTCCATAGTCCATTCAGGTTCTGCCAATTGTTTGTACGTGTTAATTGTGGTCTTGGATACTCCGGATGAGGTTGCTTTGGATCTACTTTGCTAGCCCATTCGGTTAGAATTTTGTCGCCAGCAGGTTTCCAATCTTGGGCTGAGCTATAGCTCGCTGCCATCGATAGCAAACAAGAGAGTATAATTGATCTTTTAATCATAGTTTTAGATTAGGTATAAGGTGATTAAAATCGGTTTCTAATTGCAATATAACTAAAAATAAGTAGATAATTTGATGCAGCTATCCTGTGCTGTAGGCTTTTCTTTTAGTATTTATTTGCTACAAAAGCCAATAAAAAAGGTTGAATCATTCCGATCCAACCTTTCTTATTTATGTGTGAAATTTAGTTTTTTAGTTCTTTCAGACGTGTTAAAGCTTCTAAATAGTAGTAGTCTGCGTAGGTGAGTGGTCCATCGACTTCCGAATTGTGAGGTAGGCTGCCGACGCTATGCTTTAATAGAAATCCTGCGTTTGTACCATAATCAGCAAAATAACTCGGTCTCGATAAAGTCTCCAGACTCTGTTTCGCAAAGTTTAAAAATAGTTCTTTATCTTTTCCTTTAGAAAATGTAGATAATTCGATTAAGGCAGAGGCAACTATAGCGGCCGCCGAAGCATCTCTAGGGACATAATTTAAGGCTCTTTTTGAGAAATCTACGTCCGATTTATAACCTGCTTGTCCCACATTGAAATCCCAATTCGGGATTCGATCTTCAGGTAGGTTTGCATGATTGATATAGAACTTTGCTGCTTGTTGTGCTGTTTTTAAATAGTCCGCTTTCTTGGTTTCTCGATACATCAGCGTAAACCCGTAGATTGCCCATGCTTGTCCTCTTGACCAAGTAGAATTATCCGAATATCCTTGATTGGTTTGCTTATGAATTGCTTTTCCCTTAGCATCGTAATCCACCACATGGTAAGTCGAGTAGTCTTTACGGAAATGGTTTTTCATCGTTTTATCGGCATGCGAAATCGCTACTTGCTTGTATTTCGGATCACCCGTTAAGTCTGAAACATAGCAAAGCATTTCCAAATTCATCATATTGTCAATGATAACCGGGTATTTCCAAAGCGTTGTGCCATCCCATGCTTTCTTCTCATTCCAAGATTTAATAAGGCCTACTTTCGGGTCAAAACGCTTTAAAGCGGTGTTGGACGAGTGGACGATGATATCTTGATATTCCTTAATTTTAGCGGGATCTTTTAAGTATTTAATCGCATTGCCATAGGAGCAATACATAACGAAACCAATATCATGATGTTGATCAAGATCCTTCGCTTTTTCCAATGCTTCAGTCCATTTGATCGCTTCGGCTTTGGTTTTTTCATTGCCGGATTGGTGATACAGGTACCATAGCGAGCCTGGGAAAAATCCACCCGTCCAATCCCATTCATCAGTGCCTTTCAGCTGACCATCCTTGGTTGAAGTGCGAGGGAATTTCTTTAATACATCAGCCTCTTTTGCTAAATAACCGTATTGCGTTTCCGCCTTTTTAAATGCAGTGTCGATAAAGTTCTCCTGCATCGGAGTCATGTTCATGAAAAGTACTGCCGCACCGCTTAATGCAATGGAAGACGCAAATACTTTGTTGAAGTTTAAGTTCATATAATGGTTCTTAATAAGTTACATAATAATCTCTTGGAAATTCTTTTCCGGAGAATGCTTTTTGTGATGTCCATGGCTCCGCTGGACTAGTCCAGAACACATCATCGGCCGGTAAACCTAACGCAATAAAGGATAGGGACGCTTCGTAAAGGGAGCCAACATTTGTATAGGAATCCGCTAGATTTCCTTGATCTGCGGAGGTAAACCCTAATACGAGCCAGCTATATTGATCATACAGGTCATGTTTATAAATGTTCTTCAATACGGCGGTTAATGCCGCGCGAACCTGACCGGGTTTTAAATCCTCCGGGAGTTTACGATCCAGTGCAACGGCCGCTAAAGGTTGAAACGCCGCATTGCGGTAAGTGGAACTGCGACCAACAACCGGAAAATAACCCTCCGGAGAAATCATCCGCTCTAAATGATGCGCATAGCGCTGCATGCGTTTGTAGGCACGGTCAAACAATTCTTGGTATTTCGAACCGGCGGAAAGCTGATGCCGAAGTGTTTCAACCAACATACATTGAATGACGTAGCCATTGTAATGGTCAAAACTGAATCGATCCCCATCACTATACCAACCATCGCCCACATACCAGTCTTTATCGAATTTTTCAATCGCATAATCGATGCGTTCTCGAAGTGGTACTTCACCAATTACATAGAGAAATGTTTCCGTCATCGATGCAAAAAGTAGCCAGTTGCTTTCATTAGGCTTAATCCAGCGAATGTATTTAAACTCTTCGATGACTTGCTTTTTAGTTTTATCAGGTAACGGTTCCCATAATGCTTTTGGCGCGCGCAGAAAGGCTAAAGCCAAATGTGCAGCATCTACTAATGTTTGCTTTGATTTATCGCGCCATGCAAAATAGTCGGCAGAAGATGGGTCAACAGCATGCTGTATACCGAGCTGAGCTTGCTTTAGGAATTTCGCCCGAATGCGGCCTTCCTCGCTATGATCTGCTGGTAGGGCAAGCATCGGTGCCATGCCGGCTAGAAGTCGTCCAAATGCTTCTAAATAGCCGACCTTAGGGTTGCGGCCATCGTTCGATTTGCTAACGATCATCGGCATGTTTTTCTGCAAGGTACCCCGGCTGATATTGTCCAAGATGGGCGCAGCCATTTTAGAGATAATGCTCACCCAATACTTGCGGTCGTCCATAGCGATTTTTGGCTTGAGGGAAGGGGAATCTGCCAGCATACTGCTAGCGGATTGGCTCGTACCTAAGCCGCTCAGTAGTAAGCCTGCCTGCTGGATCCATGTTCTTCTTTTCATTGCTTTTTATTTTATTGTAAAGCTGTATTTGCCCTTCGATGGCGTGGCTTTCGCAGTTAAACGTAGGCGGTAGATCTTTTCACCCCAAACGCTGCTCAATCGATTATCATCTTGATTCAATACTTCAACTGATGCGTCAAATGTCTTTGAATCATAAGTCATTGTATGTTTATTATTATTCAATAGAATCTTTCCGTTTTCTAAACGAGGTTCTTCTGCTAACATGAAGGTAATCACATTTGGTTTTGATGGATTATTGATCTCAAATTGATCTGTTATTTGCAGCGACCTATTTTTAGCGGTGTAAGTTCTTATCCAAGAATTAACCTGTGCTTCCTTCGGATAGGCGCCAGCAATATCAGTTTGAAACACGCCTTTCTTGGCGTCAAACTTTGTATTCTTAGTTCTGAATTGACCACCATCCTCTTGATCGATACCATTAATTTGCGGAACATTATGGTAGGCACTCTGCATTGTCCAAATATCATAGCGCTGAGGAGAAAACGTTTTCTTGTTATATGTTCCAACACCTGCGTCAATAAACACCGGTTGCTCATCTAGGTAAAGTATAAAATTACCCAAGTCGTTGTGATTGTGGCTTTCGTTGTTGAATCCTCCTTTAGCGCCTAAGAAGAAGCCTTTTTCTCGGATGTAAAGGAATTCCGTCTCCGGGTACCATTTGTAAGGGTTGCTCGGTAAGGCAGCAGTTGCGCCATCAATCTCATGTATCGTGCGCAGGTTCTCTAAGCTACGGAAAGCATCTCTGCTAAAAGATAACTTCGTCGACTTAGCATCCCAAAGGTATTTGGCAAAAGACTGCATTTCTGTACTCTTTACGGCCGTACCATAGCGGTAGATCAATAAGGGCTCGCCGCTATATTTTGCAGAGGCATCGGCGAAATTTACTACCCAATTATCTCCGCCAATGTAGGATTGAGAGATGTATTCGCCCATATCCTTAATCATAGGTTGGTCGAATAGATTGACCTTATTGCCCGTAGCAAGGGCTAGAATTTCCAAATAATCATAAAGTTTTGCTGCGGCATGTCCCCAATAGGAAGGTCCTTCATCACAGGCGCCATCCGCCTTCATATAATTGATGTATTTATCCACCGATCGCATCGTTTTGTAGATTCCTGCAATCTTTTGCTCAGGATTATCCTCGATAAGCAGTATGCTGGTTAACACGTTGAAATTACACCATGGATTCCAGTTGTTAACGATTTGCTTAGGTGTCAGTTCAAATGCTTGCCACCACATATCGGTACGTGTCATATAGGGGTCAATCACACGAGCCTGAATATTATCCTTTAAACGTGCTGCAATCTCGGGATTTACCTTGTCCATTTCCGCTTGAAAGAAATAGTGAATCCAAGAAAGAAAAGATCCCATATCACCCGCCATTAAATCAACGACGTGGGTGCCAGTTTGCGGCAAGCTCCGTTTTGTTGATTGATATGCAGGAACGTGTGCCGATAGAGACCAAGTGCTCATTTCGGAGAAATACCAAACGCCATTGATAATTTGATCGAGGAAGCGGCCTTTGCCTTCAGCTAGTTCAGCAAAGAATAAATTACTCAATGCCACCGCGTTTTCGTTCATCGGCTTTTCCATGATCACACGAGAACCATTGCGTTCATATGCTAGATAATCTGTTGCTTTGACCACTTGCCATTGGTAGTCCAGGTATTTTTCACCTTGCGCGATAATGTTGTCGTAAAAAGGTGCCGTGAGTTTTTGCCAACCCGCACGATCAGTATATGCAGGATAGGGAACCCATTGCTGATTGCTGAGTAAACTGGATTTAATGTCGGTTTCTTTAAATCTTCCGGTGATTATATCTTTCTCGCGAACAGTATTCGCACCTAGCAAGGTGGGAATACTGATGATTAATAAGGTGATTAAATTGATGATCTTTTTCATATTACCAGCCCTCATTTTGTGTTAAAGCCGCATTCATTTCAATCTCCTGTCCTGGTATTGGCCATATCTTATGGCGACTTTGATAGCCACGCGTAACTAAATTATCACCAACTATGCTTTTCTCAATAAAGGCATTAGATACTGATTCTAGCTGATTCCAACGTTTCAAATCAAAATAGCGATGTCCTTCAACAGAAAGCTCCACTTTTCGCTCATGCGATATGCGTTTCTGCATATCTACTTTATTACTAACTGCCAGAAATGCCGCACCAGAGTTTAGTCCAGGCATGCTAGAGCGTGTTCTTACTTTGTTTAATTCTGCAACAGCTTTTGCAAGTTCACCGTTTTCATTGTATGCTTCTGCCAGCATCAATAAGACATCTGCATAACGGATAATCGGAAAGTTAATCGGCGTGTGCGCGCGATCGGTTAGCGCTCCTTTTAAATTACCCTCCGGTACAAACTTGCGCCACATATACGTTAGCCAGCCTCTGTTGTTTCGAATCTGACCGAAGTTTTCGTTAACTCCAGTTGCTAATACCAGTTTCATATTGCGCTCCTGATTGGCATTCCATCCCAGATAATCCGAGTAGGGCACAATAAGACTTTGAGCGAGACGAGGATCACGATTGGCATATATAGAACGAATTTTACTGGTGTCTGGTACATGCGTAAAGGTGCCATTCGTATGGGTTGCCATCATTGCTGTTTTCTTAGCGTCGTTGCTATTGTTGTAGTTCGGGTAATAATCATCCCAATTAAATGGCGAACCATCTTTGTTTTCGAAGCTATCTGCAAAGCGTGTACTTGGCATCACACTATTCCAACAACTACCGAATGTAGATCTTGATCCTAAATAAAAGGCCATAGGCATACCATAAGGAAATCCTGTACCTCCTAAATTTTGAATTGAAAAAATCATCTCAGGACTCGCATCTCCTTCTTGCTTAAATAAGGAGGCATAATTACTGCTCAAACTATAAGCGTAATTGTTCGTTTTGTTATTTACAATTTCATCAAAATCCTTAATGGCATCCGTCCATTTTTTCATATACAGATTTACTTTTCCGCGTAATGCATAGGCTGCACCTTTTGTCGCGCGACCGTAATGCTTCGCATCATAGCTAACAGGAAGGTTTTGTACCGCAAAATTTAGATCTGCAATAATGAAATTCTGTACATCAGTTAAAGAGGAGCGTTCCTTCATCAAGGTAGCAAACTCCGTATTCAGATCAACGGATTCGTCATAAATTGGAAGTCCGCCAAATAAATTACTGAGTTGGAAATACATTAATGCGCGCAGGAACTTCGCTTCGCCGATCATGATGTTTTTCTTGGATTCATCGATATTCATTTTTTGAATCTGCGCGATCGCGTGATTCGCACGTTGAATCAGATCATAACCACTCTTCCAGCGGCCAGTAATAATTCCCGAGCGATCGGTAAAGGTTCCGGAAATAATCTCACCTAAGCCCGGAGGATCGTAGCCTAGTCCTACATCCGTCAATACGTCGTACGAAAATTGTAGTCCGAATGTGTTTTCTTTTTTCAAATCATTGTAGACACCAAGAACGCCAGCTAAAGCTTGATCTTCATTTTGCCAAAAAGTATTGGCGCTAACTTGGCTATAAGGCACTGTATCTAGCTTGTAGCAGGAGCTTAAACTAATACTTACAGCAATATATAATAGTGATAACTTTTTCATTTTTTTCAATTTAGAAGGTTAATCCAATACCGAATAC encodes:
- a CDS encoding glycoside hydrolase family 2 protein, with the translated sequence MIKRSIILSCLLSMAASYSSAQDWKPAGDKILTEWASKVDPKQPHPEYPRPQLTRTNNWQNLNGLWKYAVTERSVSQLPSNWDGDILVPFAIESALSGVGKSLSKDQVLWYQTDIVLSKKLKNEKTILHFGAVDWQCEVFVNGQSVGQHEGGFDAFSFDITAALKKGAKQQIALRVWDPTSDGPQPRGKQINNPHSIWYTPVSGIWQTVWLESVPKTFIKSTHQTPNVDDSSLAFHAEVENAQNGDLIQITAFDNGKKIAESSNAATETQQLKLQNISLWSPTNPKLYDIEVKLMRKGKVVDQAKSYFAMRKISKKADKKGIERMYLNDEFLFHYGPLDQGWWPDGLHTSPTDDALKFDIEKTKEMGFNMIRKHIKVEPARWYRHCDSIGILVWQDMPSGDLGGNIWDMHPGKFRAGKQDKDRSPASEAIYKKEWNSIMTQLHNFPSIVVWVPFNEAWGQFKTKEIVEWTKQKDPSRLVNGASGGNYQAPGDILDLHNYPEPAMPDPARFGKDFILANGEFGGLGLPVEGHTWQAKDNWGYQSFKSVDELKKRYRELITDLVKLTQWGLSAAVYTQTTDVEVETNGLMTYDRKVIKIPVSELKQINDQLYNPNLIN
- a CDS encoding glycoside hydrolase family 88 protein, with amino-acid sequence MNLNFNKVFASSIALSGAAVLFMNMTPMQENFIDTAFKKAETQYGYLAKEADVLKKFPRTSTKDGQLKGTDEWDWTGGFFPGSLWYLYHQSGNEKTKAEAIKWTEALEKAKDLDQHHDIGFVMYCSYGNAIKYLKDPAKIKEYQDIIVHSSNTALKRFDPKVGLIKSWNEKKAWDGTTLWKYPVIIDNMMNLEMLCYVSDLTGDPKYKQVAISHADKTMKNHFRKDYSTYHVVDYDAKGKAIHKQTNQGYSDNSTWSRGQAWAIYGFTLMYRETKKADYLKTAQQAAKFYINHANLPEDRIPNWDFNVGQAGYKSDVDFSKRALNYVPRDASAAAIVASALIELSTFSKGKDKELFLNFAKQSLETLSRPSYFADYGTNAGFLLKHSVGSLPHNSEVDGPLTYADYYYLEALTRLKELKN
- a CDS encoding DUF2264 domain-containing protein translates to MKRRTWIQQAGLLLSGLGTSQSASSMLADSPSLKPKIAMDDRKYWVSIISKMAAPILDNISRGTLQKNMPMIVSKSNDGRNPKVGYLEAFGRLLAGMAPMLALPADHSEEGRIRAKFLKQAQLGIQHAVDPSSADYFAWRDKSKQTLVDAAHLALAFLRAPKALWEPLPDKTKKQVIEEFKYIRWIKPNESNWLLFASMTETFLYVIGEVPLRERIDYAIEKFDKDWYVGDGWYSDGDRFSFDHYNGYVIQCMLVETLRHQLSAGSKYQELFDRAYKRMQRYAHHLERMISPEGYFPVVGRSSTYRNAAFQPLAAVALDRKLPEDLKPGQVRAALTAVLKNIYKHDLYDQYSWLVLGFTSADQGNLADSYTNVGSLYEASLSFIALGLPADDVFWTSPAEPWTSQKAFSGKEFPRDYYVTY
- a CDS encoding heparinase II/III family protein; amino-acid sequence: MKKIINLITLLIISIPTLLGANTVREKDIITGRFKETDIKSSLLSNQQWVPYPAYTDRAGWQKLTAPFYDNIIAQGEKYLDYQWQVVKATDYLAYERNGSRVIMEKPMNENAVALSNLFFAELAEGKGRFLDQIINGVWYFSEMSTWSLSAHVPAYQSTKRSLPQTGTHVVDLMAGDMGSFLSWIHYFFQAEMDKVNPEIAARLKDNIQARVIDPYMTRTDMWWQAFELTPKQIVNNWNPWCNFNVLTSILLIEDNPEQKIAGIYKTMRSVDKYINYMKADGACDEGPSYWGHAAAKLYDYLEILALATGNKVNLFDQPMIKDMGEYISQSYIGGDNWVVNFADASAKYSGEPLLIYRYGTAVKSTEMQSFAKYLWDAKSTKLSFSRDAFRSLENLRTIHEIDGATAALPSNPYKWYPETEFLYIREKGFFLGAKGGFNNESHNHNDLGNFILYLDEQPVFIDAGVGTYNKKTFSPQRYDIWTMQSAYHNVPQINGIDQEDGGQFRTKNTKFDAKKGVFQTDIAGAYPKEAQVNSWIRTYTAKNRSLQITDQFEINNPSKPNVITFMLAEEPRLENGKILLNNNKHTMTYDSKTFDASVEVLNQDDNRLSSVWGEKIYRLRLTAKATPSKGKYSFTIK
- a CDS encoding RagB/SusD family nutrient uptake outer membrane protein — encoded protein: MKKLSLLYIAVSISLSSCYKLDTVPYSQVSANTFWQNEDQALAGVLGVYNDLKKENTFGLQFSYDVLTDVGLGYDPPGLGEIISGTFTDRSGIITGRWKSGYDLIQRANHAIAQIQKMNIDESKKNIMIGEAKFLRALMYFQLSNLFGGLPIYDESVDLNTEFATLMKERSSLTDVQNFIIADLNFAVQNLPVSYDAKHYGRATKGAAYALRGKVNLYMKKWTDAIKDFDEIVNNKTNNYAYSLSSNYASLFKQEGDASPEMIFSIQNLGGTGFPYGMPMAFYLGSRSTFGSCWNSVMPSTRFADSFENKDGSPFNWDDYYPNYNNSNDAKKTAMMATHTNGTFTHVPDTSKIRSIYANRDPRLAQSLIVPYSDYLGWNANQERNMKLVLATGVNENFGQIRNNRGWLTYMWRKFVPEGNLKGALTDRAHTPINFPIIRYADVLLMLAEAYNENGELAKAVAELNKVRTRSSMPGLNSGAAFLAVSNKVDMQKRISHERKVELSVEGHRYFDLKRWNQLESVSNAFIEKSIVGDNLVTRGYQSRHKIWPIPGQEIEMNAALTQNEGW